One Rosa chinensis cultivar Old Blush chromosome 5, RchiOBHm-V2, whole genome shotgun sequence genomic region harbors:
- the LOC112167102 gene encoding tetraspanin-19, with protein MAKIARVLLQSLLKAMNSILGLLGIALILYGLWMVRVWERDMDSSSSFDQYTIAPWVICTFIGAGVTLCIITGIGHLAANCGSGCCLSCYALIICMLLLLETAMAADILLNSDWEKDLPYDPTGKFNDFRDFVESNFDMFKWIGLLIILAQGFSILLATALRSIGPEQVSNCDSDEEYAPTRVPLMNHIVQPSEYIVGAKNSSNWNLNK; from the exons ATGGCGAAAATCGCAAGAGTCCTTCTGCAGTCACTGCTTAAAGCAATGAATTCGATTTTGGGACTGCTTGGAATTGCATTGATTCTCTATGGTCTTTGGATGGTTAGAGTTTGGGAGAGGGACATGGATAGCTCATCATCCTTTGATCAATATACTATTGCTCCATG GGTTATCTGCACTTTTATTGGGGCTGGTGTTACCTTGTGCATAATAACAGGCATAGGTCATCTTGCTGCAAACTGTGGCAGTGGTTGTTGCCTCTCTTGT TATGCTTTGATTATCTGTATGCTTCTTCTATTGGAGACTGCAATGGCTGCAGATATACTCTTAAATTCTGACTGGGAGAAG gATCTCCCCTATGACCCTACTGGAAAGTTCAATGATTTCAGAGATTTTGTGGAGTCAAACTTCGACATGTTCAAGTGGATAGGCTTGCTGATCATCTTAGCTCAG GGTTTTTCGATCTTATTGGCCACGGCTTTAAGGTCGATAGGGCCAGAGCAAGTATCAAACTGTGACAGTGATGAAGAGTATGCCCCAACAAGAGTCCCACTCATGAACCATATCGTTCAGCCATCAGAATACATTGTTGGTGCCAAGAATAGCAGTAACTGGAAT TTGAACAAGTGA
- the LOC112165407 gene encoding general transcription and DNA repair factor IIH subunit TFB2 — protein MPQVRIIAKNFMDMVAALPAMKLDKLYDNSFICEAILRSLPPLAKKYVLQMLCVELPVNSKSMEEWVLPDGASKHRVAIDRLVQLRIFTETKKKGDVTYTLNPIFQTNLKKLLVYGVVLPREPMPSSVTVRRPSSEELEAFALEQWECFLLQLINSSQTERPSNISSSMMKTFQRGLVTQRDREAPRLTESGFQFLLMDTNAQLWYIIREYITSSEERGIDSADLISFLLELSFHVTGEAYNINTLTEVQKNTIKDFTDLGLVKLQQGRKESWFIPTRLATNLSVSLTDTSSRKQGFVVVETNFRLYAYSSSKLHCEILRLFARIEYQLPNLIVGAITKESLYGAFDNCITAEQIISFLQQNAHPRVAERIPSVPENVTDQIRLWETDLNRVEMTTAYYYDEFPSRDLFDGAVDYARSYNGLLWEAPDDSKKMRLVVRAENHGHMREYLSGQK, from the exons ATGCCTCAGGTGAGGATCATAGCGAAGAACTTCATGGACATGGTGGCTGCCTTGCCCGCCATGAAGCTCGATAAGCTCTACGACAACTCATTCATCTGCGAAGCCATTCTCAG GTCTCTGCCACCACTGGCCAAGAAATATGTTTTGCAAATGCTATGCGTCGAGCTTCCGGTCAATTCCAAGTCAATGGAGGAGTGGGTGCTCCCTGATGGGGCCTCCAAGCATCGAGTGGCGATTGATCGATTGGTTCAATTGAGAATATTCACCGAGACCAA GAAGAAGGGGGATGTTACATAcacattgaatcctatatttcAGACTAATCTCAAGAAGCTTCTGGTATACGG TGTAGTTTTGCCAAGAGAACCAATGCCTTCGAGTGTCACAGTGAGGCGTCCAAGCTCTGAGGAACTTGAGGCTTTTGCTCTAGAACAATGGGAG TGTTTCTTGCTGCAACTTATCAACTCATCTCAAACTGAAAGGCCGTCAAACATCAGTTCGTCTATGATGAAAACTTTCCAGCGGGGTCTTGTGACTCAAAG AGATAGAGAAGCTCCTAGGTTAACTGAAAGTGGTTTCCAGTTCTTG CTGATGGATACAAATGCACAACTTTGGTACATCATCAGAGAATATATCACTAGCTCGGAG GAGCGCGGGATCGATTCGGCAGATTTGATTTCATTCCTGCTAGAGCTAAGTTTTCATGTTACAGGCGAG GCATataacataaatacattgactgaggTTCAGAAAAATACGATCAAGGACTTCACAGATTTGGGATTGGTCAAACTTCAGCAG GGTAGGAAAGAGAGTTGGTTTATACCTACTAGATTAGCTACTAATCTTTCGGTGAGCTTGACAGACACATCATCAAGGAAACAG GGATTTGTGGTTGTGGAAACAAACTTTAGGCTCTATGCATACTCATCATCAAAATTGCATTGTGAAATTTTGCGTCTTTTCGCAAG GATAGAATATCAACTTCCGAACCTTATAGTTGGAGCAATAACAAAAGAAAGTCTGTATGGTGCTTTTGACAATTGCATCACTGCAGAACAG ataatttcttttcttcagCAAAATGCACATCCACGTGTTGCGGAGAGAATACCATCTGTACCTGAGAATGTCACAGATCAG ATCAGGCTCTGGGAAACTGATTTAAACAGAGTTGAGATGACTACTGCATATTATTACGATGAATTTCCATCCAGG GATCTCTTTGACGGTGCTGTTGACTATGCGAGAAGCTATAATGGTTTGCTGTGGGAGGCTCCAGATGATTCAAAAAAGATGCGTTTGGTGGTCAGGGCCGAAAACCACGGGCACATGCGAGAATATCTTTCCGGTCAAAAGTAG
- the LOC112166503 gene encoding uncharacterized protein LOC112166503 isoform X1, with protein sequence MIPHQWGPPCNHECTHKYAALMQIPWRVFCKKGCDTDGETWEECLEECNEICYKDPVLKDQQWSACIDRSPGVERYSEECFHACVSGCGYKFDKPPDIADKVRPNRPPKPPPVPKPASPIVESKATAEDILGTSA encoded by the exons atgaTACCGCATCAATGGGGTCCTCCCTGCAATCACGAATGCACGCACAAGTACGCAGCCCTTATGCAGATTCCAT GGCGAGTATTTTGCAAGAAAGGGTGTGACACTGATGGAGAGACTTGGGAAGAAT GCTTGGAGGAGTGTAATGAGATATGTTACAAGGATCCTGTCTTAAAGGATCAACAATGGAGTGCTTGCATTGACCGTTCTCCTGGAGTTGAAAGGTACTCAGAG GAGTGTTTTCACGCTTGCGTATCTGGCTGTGGTTACAAG TTTGACAAACCTCCAGACATAGCTGATAAAGTTCGCCCAAACAGGCCACCTAAGCCTCCCCCTGTACCAAAGCCAGCCTCACCAATTGTTGAATCCAAAGCAACGGCTGAAGACATACTTGGGACTTCTGCATAG
- the LOC112166503 gene encoding uncharacterized protein LOC112166503 isoform X2: MIPHQWGPPCNHECTHKYAALMQIPWRVFCKKGCDTDGETWEECLEECNEICYKDPVLKDQQWSACIDRSPGVERSVFTLAYLAVVTSLTNLQT, from the exons atgaTACCGCATCAATGGGGTCCTCCCTGCAATCACGAATGCACGCACAAGTACGCAGCCCTTATGCAGATTCCAT GGCGAGTATTTTGCAAGAAAGGGTGTGACACTGATGGAGAGACTTGGGAAGAAT GCTTGGAGGAGTGTAATGAGATATGTTACAAGGATCCTGTCTTAAAGGATCAACAATGGAGTGCTTGCATTGACCGTTCTCCTGGAGTTGAAAG GAGTGTTTTCACGCTTGCGTATCTGGCTGTGGTTACAAG TTTGACAAACCTCCAGACATAG
- the LOC112202974 gene encoding putative disease resistance protein RGA4 produces the protein MAEALISAVLEQLVTVSFDHTKEAVKLILNAKKEVEKFSSNLEAIQAVLEDAEKQQVEKDSVRNWLDKLNDVSYEMVDVLDKWNTEILKQEMKKKTSKKVCFSIPSNCFCFGLVHKATHLHRIATEMKELNEKLTLITAQKDQFQFHQSSTRRNDEQLKQQLKTSSFVDISKIFGREEAKADLLSKLLSDSSEEGKRVLVIPIVGMGGMGKTTLAQLAYNNEDVKTYFEKRIWVCVSDPFDEVKIAKAIIRGTGSNEDQNLTELDEVLQCMSRCIKEKQCLIFLDDVWTEDQRKWESLNLPLIMEKNCAEGSKIVVTTRKERVAQIMGAATQMIHLEKLSDENCLALFSSIAYLERKKDEANGFRAIGEKIAKKCNGLPLAAKTLGALMRYKKEMGDWQEVLDSKIWLLKEVEQQVFQPLLLSYYELAPIVKRCLLYCATFPKDYRFKKHNLIELWMSQDYLSGKDYKEKEKIGQNVFDTLVMRSFFQDVVKEVYEYDKSITVFCKMHDIVHDFVQFLNKIECFTMEAKEVDGRKTVISEKVRHLTLMFAPFDSPLSDFISPVNQKKLRTLATFDSRMESIDIKAISQLKYLRTLNLSCNGIRELPEEVGELIHLRYLDLSENYDLKKLPDSVGNLYNLQTLCLTDCSYLRALPENMGNLINLRHLHNMVCDLEYLPRGMARLTSLQTLNTCPVN, from the exons ATGGCCGAGGCACTCATTTCCGCGGTTCTGGAACAATTGGTTACAGTTTCTTTTGACCACACAAAAGAAGCTGTGAAACTGATTTTGAATGCTAAGAAAGAGGTCGAAAAATTTAGCAGCAATCTAGAAGCAATTCAAGCTGTGCTCGAGGATGCTGAGAAGCAGCAAGTGGAGAAGGATAGCGTGAGAAACTGGTTGGATAAGCTGAATGATGTCTCTTACGAGATGGTTGACGTGCTAGATAAGTGGAACACTGAAATTCTGAAACAagagatgaaaaagaaaacctCCAAGAAGGTATGTTTCTCCATTCCCTcgaattgtttttgttttggcctGGTCCATAAGGCAACTCATCTTCATAGAATAGCTACCGAGATGaaagagttgaatgaaaagctAACTCTGATTACTGCTCAGAAAGACCAGTTTCAGTTTCATCAATCATCAACTCGTAGGAATGATGAACAACTTAAGCAACAGCTAAAAACTTCATCATTTGTCGATATTTCTAAAATATTTGGCAGAGAAGAAGCAAAAGCTGATTTGTTAAGCAAGTTGTTGAGTGATAGTAGTGAAGAAGGTAAAAGGGTCCTTGTCATCCCTATAGTGGGTATGGGAGGGATGGGCAAGACAACTCTTGCCCAATTAGCCTACAACAATGAAGATGTAAAAACCTATTTTGAAAAGAGAATATGGGTTTGTGTCTCAGATCCTTTTGATGAGGTGAAGATTGCCAAAGCCATTATTAGGGGTACTGGTAGTAATGAAGACCAGAATTTAACTGAGTTGGACGAAGTCTTGCAGTGTATGTCTAGATGTATTAAGGAGAAACAGTGCttgatttttctagatgatgTGTGGACCGAAGaccaaagaaaatgggaaagttTAAACTTACCTTTAATAATGGAAAAAAATTGTGCTGAAGGTAGTAAAATAGTGGTGACCACACGAAAAGAGAGAGTTGCTCAGATAATGGGA GCAGCGACCCAAATGATCCATTTAGAAAAGCTGAGTGATGAAAATTGTCTAGCATTGTTTAGTAGCATTGCATATTTGGAGAGGAAAAAAGATGAGGCTAATGGATTTAGAGCTATAGGTGAGAAAATAGCCAAAAAGTGTAACGGCTTGCCACTTGCTGCAAAAACTTTAGGTGCTCTCATGCGGTATAAGAAGGAAATGGGAGATTGGCAGGAGGTCTTGGATAGTAAGATATGGCTTCTAAAAGAGGTTGAGCAACAAGTTTTTCAACCACTTTTATTAAGTTATTATGAGTTGGCCCCTATAGTTAAGCGTTGCCTTTTATACTGTGCTACATTTCCAAAAGATTATCGGTTCAAGAAACACAATTTGATTGAGCTGTGGATGTCACAGGATTATCTTAGTGGGAAAGActataaagaaaaggaaaaaataggTCAAAATGTTTTCGATACCTTAGTAATGCGATCATTTTTCCAGGATGTTGTGAAAGAAGTATATGAATATGACAAGAGCATTACTGTATTTTGCAAAATGCATGATATTGTGCATGACTTTGTGCAATTCCTCAATAAGATTGAATGTTTTACAATGGAGGCCAAGGAAGTAGACGGAAGAAAAACGGTAATAAGTGAGAAGGTCCGTCATTTGACGTTAATGTTTGCACCCTTTGATTCTCCACTTTCGGATTTTATTTCACCGGTCAATCAGAAAAAGTTACGTACTCTTGcaacttttgattcaagaaTGGAGAGCATAGATATAAAAGCAATCTCACAACTGAAATATCTGAGGACCTTAAATTTGAGCTGCAACGGCATTAGAGAACTTCCAGAAGAGGTGGGAGAATTGATACATTTGAGGTATCTCGACTTGTCTGAAAATTATGATTTGAAGAAACTACCGGACAGTGTGGGAAATTTATACAATTTGCAAACCTTGTGTCTTACTGACTGCAGTTATCTTAGAGCACTGCCTGAAAATATGGGGAACTTGATTAATTTAAGACATCTTCATAACATGGTTTGTGACCTAGAGTATTTGCCGAGAGGTATGGCGAGATTAACAAGTCTGCAAACACTAAATACGTGTCCTGTTAATTAG